The Streptomyces sp. NBC_01317 genomic interval AGGAGTCGCGCAGGAACGTCGAGCAGCGCTCGTACTCCTCCTGCTCACCGATCGCCTGCGCCGCCCGGCCGAGCGCGTGCAGGGCGCGCAGGAAGCCACGGTTCGGCTCGTGCTCCCACGGCACCGGACCGTGCCCCTTCCATCCGCTGCGGCGCAGCGAGTCGAGCCCGCGGTGGTACCCGGTCCTGGCGTACGCGTACGACTCGATCACCCGGCCGCCCTCGAACGCGTCGTCGGCGAGCCGGGCCCAGGCCAGCGAGGAGGTCGGGTACTTCGCGGCGACATCGGCGGGCGAGGTCCCGTTGGCGAGCAGCTCGCGCGGCTCGGGATCGTCGGGCAGTTCGGTGGGGGGCGGCCCCCCGAGAAGATCTTTGTGAATGGCCATGCCTACAGTCTGCCTTGCCCCGCCGGGCGCCCGCCCCGATCGGCCTGCCTTGCCCCGCCGGGCGCCCGCCCCGATCGGCGGCCCTCTTCAGGAGCCACCTCCCGGGCCGCCGTCCGCCGCCGGACGGTCCACCCCCCGCACCTGCTCCCGTACCGGCTCCAGCGGCGGCGACGACAACCCGCAGTGAATCCTGCACTCGGGCTGCTCGTGGCCACGGGACGTCTCCGCGCCCGCCGCCACCTTCGGGGTCCGTACGGTCAGGAACGCGATCACCGAGCCCACCACCAGAATCCCCGCGCACAGCGGCATCGACGTACGGAACGTGTGGTTGAACTCGG includes:
- a CDS encoding DUF3151 domain-containing protein, with protein sequence MAIHKDLLGGPPPTELPDDPEPRELLANGTSPADVAAKYPTSSLAWARLADDAFEGGRVIESYAYARTGYHRGLDSLRRSGWKGHGPVPWEHEPNRGFLRALHALGRAAQAIGEQEEYERCSTFLRDSSPLAADTLG